A window of Orenia marismortui DSM 5156 contains these coding sequences:
- a CDS encoding nucleoside recognition domain-containing protein — MLNIIWFIMIITGIITAAINGRMEEVSIAILQSAEASVMIVIKLIGPMALWLGLMKLAEEADLTKLLSRMFRPMARVLFPNVPEGHPALAAIMMNLSANFLGLGNSATPLGIKAMQELQSLNENKVIASNAMCTFLVINTSSVTLIPTTVLALRIGAASSSPTSIIGTTIFATTCSTLVGVSVNKILIKLSEMSRYD, encoded by the coding sequence ATGTTAAATATAATTTGGTTTATTATGATAATAACAGGAATTATTACAGCAGCTATTAATGGGAGAATGGAAGAAGTTTCAATAGCAATATTACAAAGTGCTGAAGCTAGTGTGATGATAGTTATTAAATTGATTGGTCCTATGGCTCTATGGCTAGGGCTGATGAAATTAGCAGAAGAGGCTGATCTTACTAAATTATTATCTAGAATGTTTAGGCCAATGGCTAGAGTTCTATTTCCAAATGTTCCAGAAGGTCATCCAGCTTTAGCGGCAATAATGATGAACTTGAGTGCTAATTTTTTGGGGCTAGGTAATTCAGCAACTCCTTTAGGGATTAAAGCGATGCAAGAGTTACAATCATTAAATGAAAATAAAGTAATAGCTTCAAATGCTATGTGTACTTTTTTAGTAATTAATACATCTAGTGTTACTTTAATTCCCACGACAGTTTTAGCATTAAGAATAGGTGCTGCTTCTAGCTCTCCTACATCAATTATAGGTACTACTATTTTTGCTACTACCTGTTCCACTTTGGTAGGCGTTAGTGTAAATAAAATCTTAATTAAATTAAGTGAGATGTCAAGATATGATTAA
- a CDS encoding MotA/TolQ/ExbB proton channel family protein, producing the protein MLDILREGGVTVIPLLICSIVGLAVSLERLIYLKKAKGNNFRLIEKVKLKLNRGKINEVSEIISQESGVIAGILEEGIKYYGQEKQELRSNLEIVGQTEIKKMEKRLGVLDLIATIAPLLGLLGTVLGIIDSFNILAGAQGMASPSALSSGIAQALISTALGLVVAIPTMLVYTYLLGLIQDRIDEINRCFVDLVELLGQGGNDVQV; encoded by the coding sequence ATGTTAGATATTTTAAGAGAAGGTGGGGTTACAGTTATACCACTATTAATTTGTTCTATAGTTGGTTTAGCTGTGAGTCTAGAGAGGTTAATTTATTTAAAAAAAGCTAAAGGCAATAATTTTAGATTGATTGAGAAGGTGAAGTTAAAATTAAATAGAGGTAAAATTAATGAGGTTTCTGAAATTATTAGTCAAGAAAGTGGTGTGATTGCAGGAATACTAGAAGAGGGTATTAAATATTATGGTCAGGAGAAACAAGAGCTAAGAAGTAATTTGGAAATTGTTGGGCAGACTGAAATTAAAAAAATGGAAAAGAGGTTAGGGGTTTTAGATCTGATTGCTACAATAGCTCCATTATTAGGTTTATTAGGTACTGTTTTAGGAATTATTGATAGTTTTAATATTTTAGCAGGAGCTCAAGGGATGGCATCACCTAGTGCATTAAGTTCTGGTATAGCTCAAGCACTAATCAGTACAGCTCTTGGACTAGTTGTAGCTATTCCAACAATGTTAGTTTATACTTACCTATTAGGTTTAATACAAGATAGAATTGATGAAATTAATCGTTGTTTTGTAGATTTAGTAGAGTTATTAGGTCAGGGTGGTAATGATGTTCAAGTCTAA
- a CDS encoding PHP domain-containing protein, protein MPKKYIDLHLHTTASDGSFTPSQLVTKAKELGFSAIAITDHDTIDGITEGIDLAEKLDIELVPGIEMNTDYENTEIHVLGYYIDYKDQKFIDKLASLKEARYNRIKRIVGKLNALGLEIDFEEVKKNADGGALGRPHVAQIMLDKGYVEEWSEAFDKYIAKGAPAYVERKKLTPQEAIQLIKEFGGIPVVAHPVLIERDELLDQLIEWGIEGIEVYHTEQDDKDSKRYLEFAQKNSLLITGGSDCHGPRRKGEVLIGKIKASYDILESLRQYRSN, encoded by the coding sequence ATGCCGAAAAAATATATAGATTTGCATCTGCATACGACTGCATCAGATGGTAGTTTTACACCTAGTCAATTAGTAACTAAAGCTAAAGAATTAGGTTTTAGTGCTATTGCTATAACAGATCATGATACAATTGATGGAATAACAGAGGGAATAGATCTAGCTGAAAAATTAGATATTGAATTAGTGCCTGGAATTGAAATGAATACTGATTATGAAAATACCGAAATCCATGTGTTAGGTTATTATATTGATTATAAAGATCAGAAATTTATAGATAAACTAGCATCCTTGAAAGAGGCTAGATATAATAGAATTAAGCGGATTGTTGGGAAGTTAAATGCTTTAGGATTAGAGATTGACTTTGAGGAGGTAAAAAAGAATGCTGATGGTGGAGCTTTAGGTCGTCCTCATGTTGCTCAGATTATGCTAGATAAAGGCTATGTAGAGGAATGGAGTGAAGCCTTTGATAAGTATATAGCTAAGGGAGCCCCAGCATATGTAGAGAGAAAGAAACTAACTCCTCAGGAAGCAATTCAGTTAATTAAAGAGTTTGGGGGGATTCCAGTTGTAGCTCATCCTGTTTTAATTGAAAGGGATGAATTATTAGATCAACTAATTGAATGGGGAATTGAAGGTATAGAAGTTTATCATACTGAGCAGGATGATAAGGACAGTAAGAGATACTTAGAATTTGCCCAAAAAAATAGTTTATTAATAACTGGTGGTTCCGATTGTCATGGTCCAAGGAGAAAAGGCGAGGTTTTAATAGGGAAAATAAAAGCTTCTTATGATATTTTGGAGAGCTTAAGGCAGTATAGAAGTAATTAA
- a CDS encoding spore maturation protein, whose product MINLINCFSQWAIPLIIAVIISIAFIKKLKVYEIFTDGAVEGISVGFKILPYLLAMLMAISIFRASGALDILLNLLARPMNLLGIPKEVIPLALIRPLSGTGALGIITDLIQQYGPDSFIGKLASTMQGSTETTFYVAAVYFGAIGIKNSRHVILAGLIADLAGFLAAVFICRLVFG is encoded by the coding sequence ATGATTAATTTAATTAACTGCTTTTCACAATGGGCTATTCCATTAATTATAGCTGTGATTATTTCAATTGCCTTTATTAAAAAACTAAAAGTTTATGAAATTTTTACTGATGGGGCTGTTGAAGGTATATCGGTAGGTTTTAAAATATTACCTTATTTGCTTGCTATGTTAATGGCAATTTCAATCTTTAGAGCTTCAGGAGCTTTAGATATATTATTGAATTTATTGGCAAGACCCATGAATTTATTAGGGATTCCTAAAGAAGTAATCCCTCTTGCTTTAATTAGACCTTTATCTGGTACAGGTGCTTTGGGGATAATTACTGATTTGATTCAGCAGTATGGTCCAGATTCATTTATTGGAAAATTAGCTTCTACAATGCAAGGGAGTACAGAGACTACATTTTATGTAGCTGCAGTTTATTTTGGAGCTATAGGAATAAAAAATAGTCGGCATGTTATTTTAGCTGGATTAATTGCTGATTTAGCCGGTTTTTTAGCTGCTGTATTCATTTGTCGATTAGTCTTTGGATAA
- a CDS encoding bifunctional 4-hydroxy-3-methylbut-2-enyl diphosphate reductase/30S ribosomal protein S1, protein MEIILAEHAGFCFGVNRAMDLALKIGKDKDGKVHTLGPLIHNPQAVKKLEEVDVRVESDIEKITEGTVIIRSHGVSPEILEQAGKQELEVVNATCPFVKTAQRNAKELMEEGYDVVISGDQDHPEVIAILGYTDNQAIVVQDESDFEKLDNLKKVGVVAQTTQSLERLQKLTTYLLKNVSELKVYNTICTTTGQRQREAAHLSKKVDMMIVIGGYNSANTNRLAEICSESGVQTHHIERAEELNKDWFKNIKKVGITAGASTPNWIIKEVLKRMSEIKEKHEENLEENILTKGQVVSGQVEQITEDGVYVNVGTKTEGFIPVNEVSNVGKAIGEVLSEGEEVKVFVLNPEDEEGKAILSKRRADSQEAWDKIEEAYNSGEVIEAEVTKEVKGGLVADIGLRGFIPASHVSVDYVEDLSQFVGETLSLKVIEVERENNNVVLSHKVILEKEREEKKEELLNSLEEGQVVEGTITKIVDFGAFVDLGGAEGLLHISEISWGRIDHPTEVLEEGEKIKVMVLSVKPEEGRISLGLKQTQRDPWEEFIEEYKVGDVVEGKITKTVDFGAFMEIKPGVEGLIHISQLSRKHVDTVEEVVSSGDKVEAKVINIEEDDRRIGLSMKELEPVKASKPKKKSKAKPQFNTQNEDEGSGVKLGDVFGDLFEN, encoded by the coding sequence ATGGAAATAATTTTAGCAGAGCATGCAGGATTTTGTTTTGGAGTTAATCGTGCAATGGATTTAGCATTAAAAATTGGAAAAGATAAAGATGGAAAAGTACATACACTAGGGCCTTTAATACATAATCCACAAGCAGTTAAGAAATTAGAAGAAGTAGATGTTAGGGTAGAGTCAGATATAGAAAAAATAACAGAGGGTACAGTAATTATTAGATCTCATGGTGTTTCACCTGAGATATTAGAACAAGCTGGAAAACAAGAGTTAGAAGTAGTTAATGCTACTTGTCCTTTTGTTAAAACTGCCCAAAGAAATGCTAAAGAATTAATGGAGGAAGGGTATGATGTTGTAATTAGTGGAGATCAAGATCACCCAGAGGTTATTGCTATTTTAGGATATACAGATAATCAGGCAATTGTTGTGCAAGATGAATCTGATTTTGAAAAATTAGACAACCTAAAGAAGGTTGGAGTTGTAGCTCAAACAACTCAAAGTTTAGAAAGGCTACAGAAGTTAACTACTTATTTGCTCAAAAACGTATCAGAATTAAAGGTTTACAATACTATTTGTACAACTACTGGTCAGCGTCAGAGAGAGGCTGCACATTTATCTAAAAAGGTAGATATGATGATAGTAATTGGTGGTTATAATAGTGCAAATACCAATCGTTTGGCTGAAATTTGCTCTGAAAGTGGTGTTCAAACCCATCATATAGAAAGGGCAGAAGAGTTAAACAAAGATTGGTTTAAAAATATTAAAAAAGTTGGTATTACTGCTGGGGCTTCAACCCCCAATTGGATAATTAAGGAGGTCTTAAAAAGAATGTCTGAAATTAAAGAAAAGCATGAAGAAAATTTAGAAGAGAATATACTAACTAAGGGTCAAGTAGTTAGTGGTCAAGTGGAACAGATAACTGAAGATGGAGTGTATGTAAATGTAGGAACTAAAACTGAAGGCTTTATTCCTGTTAATGAAGTGAGTAATGTAGGGAAAGCTATTGGGGAAGTTCTTTCAGAAGGAGAAGAAGTTAAAGTATTTGTTTTAAATCCAGAAGATGAGGAAGGAAAAGCAATCTTATCAAAAAGAAGAGCAGATAGTCAAGAAGCTTGGGATAAAATAGAAGAAGCATATAATTCTGGTGAGGTTATTGAAGCAGAAGTGACTAAAGAGGTTAAAGGTGGATTAGTTGCTGATATAGGATTAAGAGGGTTTATTCCTGCTTCTCATGTTTCAGTTGATTATGTAGAAGATTTAAGTCAATTTGTAGGAGAAACTTTAAGCTTAAAAGTGATTGAGGTTGAAAGAGAAAATAATAATGTTGTTTTATCTCATAAAGTTATTTTAGAAAAAGAGAGAGAAGAGAAGAAAGAGGAACTTTTAAATTCTTTAGAAGAAGGTCAAGTAGTGGAAGGTACTATTACTAAAATAGTAGATTTTGGTGCTTTTGTAGATTTGGGTGGAGCCGAAGGGCTTTTGCATATCTCTGAAATTTCTTGGGGAAGAATTGATCATCCTACTGAAGTTTTAGAAGAAGGAGAAAAGATAAAAGTTATGGTTTTATCTGTTAAACCTGAAGAGGGAAGAATTTCATTAGGTTTAAAGCAAACTCAAAGAGACCCTTGGGAAGAATTTATAGAAGAGTATAAAGTTGGAGATGTAGTAGAAGGTAAAATTACTAAAACTGTAGATTTTGGAGCTTTTATGGAAATTAAACCAGGTGTAGAAGGTTTGATTCATATATCTCAGCTTTCTAGAAAGCATGTAGATACTGTTGAAGAAGTTGTTTCTAGTGGAGATAAAGTAGAAGCTAAAGTTATTAATATTGAAGAAGATGATCGCAGAATAGGATTAAGCATGAAAGAGTTAGAGCCTGTTAAGGCATCTAAACCTAAGAAGAAAAGTAAAGCAAAGCCTCAATTTAATACTCAAAATGAAGATGAAGGATCTGGTGTTAAGTTAGGCGATGTATTTGGAGACCTATTTGAAAATTAG
- a CDS encoding IS30 family transposase — translation MTYLNDTPKSRKNKHLNAYERGQIALLHSEGMNPNAIAKRLGRASNTIRNELKRGTVSQIKANKKIMVYYPDTGQRVYESNRKNCGPKFKLLQCEEFIDYVIEQFYEKGHSLDAICGAAKLHNKFPKPEMVSTKTLYNYVNAGLLTIKNIDLPLKLKRSSKRKHTKNNKKKLGTSIDQRPESINNRSEFGHWEIDTMIGKKTKNESVLLTMTERMTRKEIIRKIPAKTAQAVQDAILKLVNEAGDCFPKVFKSFTCDNGSEFAQMSFLEQISDTKVYFAHPYSSWERGTNERHNGLIRRFIPKGNSLNQFSIESIARVQNWCNTLPRKILDYLTPDEIFEDKLKQILYD, via the coding sequence ATGACTTACTTAAATGATACACCAAAATCCCGAAAAAATAAACACCTAAATGCTTATGAACGTGGTCAAATTGCATTATTACATTCCGAAGGAATGAATCCAAATGCTATTGCAAAACGTTTAGGTAGAGCTTCTAATACCATTAGAAACGAACTAAAACGTGGTACAGTTTCTCAAATTAAAGCTAATAAAAAGATTATGGTCTATTACCCTGACACTGGTCAAAGAGTTTATGAATCTAATCGCAAGAATTGTGGTCCTAAATTTAAACTTTTGCAATGTGAAGAGTTCATTGATTATGTTATAGAACAGTTCTACGAAAAAGGACATTCTCTTGATGCTATATGTGGTGCAGCAAAACTTCATAATAAATTTCCAAAGCCAGAGATGGTATCTACTAAAACGCTTTATAACTACGTCAACGCTGGATTATTGACAATTAAAAACATTGATTTACCTTTGAAGCTTAAGCGTTCTTCAAAAAGAAAGCACACTAAAAATAATAAAAAGAAGCTTGGTACAAGTATAGATCAACGCCCTGAAAGTATTAATAATCGTAGTGAGTTTGGTCACTGGGAAATTGACACTATGATAGGCAAAAAGACTAAAAATGAATCAGTTTTACTTACTATGACAGAACGTATGACTCGTAAAGAAATTATTCGTAAAATCCCTGCCAAGACTGCTCAAGCAGTTCAAGATGCTATTTTAAAGCTCGTTAATGAAGCAGGAGATTGTTTTCCAAAAGTATTTAAAAGCTTCACTTGTGATAATGGCTCTGAGTTTGCTCAAATGTCATTTTTAGAGCAAATTAGTGATACTAAAGTATACTTTGCACATCCATATTCATCATGGGAAAGAGGAACTAATGAGCGTCATAATGGTCTTATAAGACGCTTTATCCCTAAAGGTAATAGTCTAAACCAATTCTCTATTGAATCTATTGCTAGAGTCCAAAACTGGTGCAATACTTTACCAAGAAAAATCTTAGATTACCTAACCCCTGATGAAATATTTGAAGATAAATTAAAACAAATTCTTTATGACTAA
- a CDS encoding energy transducer TonB, with product MINKSRKQGGFYKYLVVSLIFHAILLYVLSYLATGIQPAFQTDSGNYNTKVDLIYLTDNAQTNTQISKEEPEEEKKEEKKEEKKEEKKEEKKEEKKEEKKEEKKEEKKEAQNQKTEELKEDTNSAAKVVKNDKLQEREEVDDKSQSSSKKTAEEVIQKEVGEDQSTQNIAEKDDEVLTSKTSTEEIKVSEKSEDPKVVKEDKEKSKKTATESEASKQQTKEEVEEEPPPPPPTPKDMIATNIVPKYPKNAQNSGVEGDVKLLVKIKADGSIDQVEILESSDDKRLDNIAKRTIEYGWEFKADKSNYKIILMVHFRNINHQNQVDVEYIDLSFEEK from the coding sequence ATGATAAATAAGAGTAGAAAACAAGGGGGATTTTACAAGTATTTAGTTGTATCACTGATTTTTCATGCTATACTATTGTATGTTCTTTCATATTTAGCTACTGGAATTCAGCCTGCTTTTCAAACTGATTCGGGTAATTATAATACTAAAGTTGATTTAATTTACTTAACAGATAATGCACAAACTAACACTCAAATATCTAAAGAAGAGCCAGAAGAAGAAAAGAAAGAAGAAAAGAAAGAAGAAAAGAAAGAAGAAAAGAAAGAAGAAAAGAAAGAAGAAAAGAAAGAAGAAAAGAAAGAAGAAAAGAAAGAAGAAAAGAAAGAAGCCCAAAATCAAAAAACAGAAGAATTGAAAGAAGATACAAATTCAGCTGCAAAAGTTGTTAAGAATGATAAATTACAAGAAAGAGAAGAAGTTGATGACAAGAGTCAAAGTTCATCTAAAAAGACAGCTGAAGAAGTCATCCAAAAAGAAGTTGGTGAAGATCAATCAACTCAAAATATAGCAGAAAAAGATGACGAGGTTTTAACAAGTAAGACAAGTACAGAAGAGATTAAAGTTTCTGAAAAATCTGAAGATCCAAAAGTAGTTAAAGAAGATAAAGAAAAATCTAAAAAAACAGCAACAGAAAGCGAAGCTAGCAAGCAACAAACAAAAGAGGAAGTGGAAGAAGAACCACCACCTCCACCACCAACACCTAAAGATATGATCGCTACTAATATAGTTCCGAAATATCCTAAAAATGCACAGAACTCTGGTGTTGAGGGAGATGTGAAATTATTAGTCAAGATAAAAGCTGATGGGAGTATAGATCAGGTAGAGATTTTAGAATCTTCAGATGATAAGAGATTAGATAATATAGCTAAAAGAACAATAGAATATGGATGGGAATTTAAGGCTGATAAATCGAATTATAAAATTATATTGATGGTTCATTTCCGTAATATTAATCATCAAAATCAAGTAGACGTAGAATATATTGATTTATCTTTTGAGGAGAAATGA
- a CDS encoding ExbD/TolR family protein, with the protein MFKSNLKKRPNIQILPMIDVIFFLLVFFMLFTTFKTTPAGLEINLPKAKTVTKQEKDVKLTLNISKDGELYLNKRNIDQESLEFEVSKIIDQSPDAIFIIKADKAVKYEKVIGVMDTVRKVGGYRLALAAQQEDMD; encoded by the coding sequence ATGTTCAAGTCTAATTTAAAGAAAAGACCTAATATTCAGATACTCCCAATGATTGATGTGATATTTTTCTTATTAGTCTTTTTTATGTTATTTACAACCTTTAAGACAACTCCTGCTGGGTTAGAAATTAATCTACCTAAGGCTAAGACTGTAACCAAACAAGAAAAAGATGTTAAATTAACTTTGAATATTTCTAAAGATGGAGAATTATACTTAAATAAAAGAAATATTGACCAAGAATCCTTAGAATTTGAGGTTTCTAAAATTATCGATCAATCTCCTGATGCTATCTTTATCATTAAAGCTGATAAAGCAGTGAAGTATGAAAAAGTTATTGGAGTAATGGATACAGTACGTAAAGTTGGCGGTTATAGATTGGCCTTGGCTGCTCAGCAAGAAGATATGGATTAG